TAATGGAGGCGAGCGACCAATCAGAGGCGAAGGCTGTAtaagggcagggcagggtgggcCGAGAGGTTCTCGGAGAATGTAGTCCGCAGGGGTCCAACCTCTTGGGGGCGGAACCTGTAGCCGGAGTGCGGGGCAAGGGGGGCAGCCTGCGCGCGTGCGTGAAGGCGCGCCGCGGAGCTGGTCTCCGTGTGGTCAGGGTGGGGTTAGTGTGTGCTGCGGCCCCAGCTCAGCAAACTGTGTGTCCCGCGGGTCAAAATCATTGCGCGAAACTTTGTGTATAGTTATGCTCCAGTCCGTGCGTTGCCCGGTTGTGAAAGGCCACAAAATGCTTGGGTTGCGCGCTATGCCGACCGCAGTCCTGGTTCACCAGCGCCCCTGTCTGTCCCTGAGCTCCAGTGCGTCTATAATTTGCGGCGGCGGGAGGTGGAGACCGGGGGTGAGGGTCTGTTTTACCGTCTCACTGTGTTGCCGTGCGGGGGTGAGATCTGCCGGTGATTCTGGTGGTGTGTGTTTGCCTGGCCAGCGCCTCGCTGAACAAACAGCGGTTGGGTTGGACACTTCTGCCCAGTGTTTGCAAtggaactggggggggggggggaatgcaaGCGAGGGGGAAGGCGACTTAGTGGAACAAAAGGGAAGATATCCCACACCCTCCGTCACCGCAGACCTGGCGGAGCGAGCAGCCCGCAGCTAGCCATGCGAAGCAGGAAGCGCTGCATGGGATGGCAGTGGGGCCGGGGGTGACTCGAGGACCTACTCGCGTGTAACTGGTTTTCCGCCGGGCACTTCTTGCCCACTGCCTCCCTTGGTCCAGAGAAAAGTCACACCCCCATCCGGAGCCCCCCGATTGTCCACTCTCGCCTCCTCTAGCCGTCTGGCAAGGGTCGGTGGAAGGAAGGCCCAGTCGGGGTCCTTCAGCCTAGGCCTGGCTCTAGCCCACCTGCTGCTGCGGCTGGCACAGAGAGTCAGTCGTCCCGGCCTCCCTGTGCCCTGAGCGCGGACATCCATTGGCTCTCCCTGGGACCTAAATTCCAAGTCTCCAGCTCAACCTAGAGACCTCCGGCAGGAGGGAGAAGCCGCTGTGGAGCGAGCGACGAACCCAGCTTTCCGGAGATCAAGACGTCCGCCAACTTCGCTATTTGCCCTGGCGAGGAGGACGCGGAGCGTTCACCCAAGCGCAGCCTGCTGCCTCTTTCCCTTTGTGTTCCCGAGCGGCCAGACACACGACCAGGGCCAGTCGTGCGTCGAGATTGCCGCTCCGCCCAGAGTTAGCAGAGGAGAGGAAAGTTGGAAGCGATCGGCGCGCTTGGGATGTGATTGTCATCCTGGGGCCGGCGCTCGAGAgtctgagaaagagaagagaggaagagtcggggagggaggagggggaggccgGGCTGAGGAGGAGAGGGGGGCGGCGGAGGAGAGGCGGGCGCTAGGGAGGGGCGAGGGGAGCGCCAGTGAGCGGGAGAGGAGCCGGGGAGGAACAGGGAGAGGGCGAGGCGCGCCTGGCGGCCGGGTTGGCTGCGGCCGCCCAGAGGCTCCTGCCAGTCCCCCCACCGACTACACCCCGGGAAGGAGGAGCTTCGCGCGCGCACAAGGCGTCAGAATCCTCAATTTCCAACTTAGCATCTTGGCAGGACCTTTGCAAAGCCAAAAGCAGAGCCCCCCGGTGCAAAGAGcgagggggggcggggggagagaaAGCCTAGTCCGGGCAAGCGGGGCGCGCAGAGGAGCGGGCGCGGCGGTCGCAGCCGGAGGCGCGCGGGAAGCCAACCAGGAGGCGCCGCGGGCCGGAGCCCGGGAGCCGGGGCTCGAAGAGCTGCGGCCCGGGGCAACCAGAGGCCAGGTGCCCGCTCGCTCGCCCTCGCAGGGCGCCGCCCGGCTCGTTGGCCGCCGCGGCGCGGCGCGCCCCATGCCCGTGTGTGGCCATGTCCTACCCGCAGGGCTACTTGTACCAGCCGTCCGCCTCGTTGGCCCTCTACTCGTGCCCCGCATACAGCACCAGCGTCATTTCGGGGCCCCGCACGGATGAGCTCGGCCGCTCGTCTTCGGGCTCCGCATTCTCGCCCTACGCAGGCTCCACTGCCTTCACGGCTCCCTCGCCGGGCTACAACTCGCACCTCCAGTACGGCGCCGATCCCGCGGCTGCGGCCGCCGCCGCCTTCTCGTACGTGGTGAGTGAGCTGGATGTGCGGCGGGCGGGCAGCCGGGGCCAGGCCTGCAGACCGTGGCTGCGAGGGACACGGGCCTAGGCGCCACCTCGTTCGCCTAGCTTCGCGGACCTTGCAAACTTGAGCGATTGTCTTGCTCGCCTTCACCCGAGTCTTGGACTCCGGAGTAGCTCTGGCAAGAGCCGCGTCTCGCTGGGATTGCTGAGCTGAAGAAGGGAAGGGTTTAGGGGGGAATTGGTCTTCGCTATTAAAGAGCAACATTTGGCTTAAAGCTCTGGACCAACCCGcagatttctttttatgttttttttttctttttgttttgtcattttagaAAAGTAGCTCAAAAAAAGCCGAACCGAATTCTGAACAGTAGTAGCGTGCAAAAATCTATGTAAATGAGTTTGGCCTCGCCTTTAATTAATCCTCCAAAATGTTGCAAATCCGTAATCCTATCTTCGCAATCCGATTTAGAAGTATTAAATTCTGAAACGTCCAGTGAGCTGCGGTGTATCCGGGTTTTTTTGGTCGGGTATGCTTTCTGGAAAAGCGCAACGCCTTCGGTTAGGGATAGCATTTTTGGACCGTCGGCGTGCAAGCTAAAGCTCAGCTTGTCCTTAGAGTTTGAAGAGTAAAGAAAGAGCCTTGCGCCCAACGTGCGACAGCCCTGCCGTAGAGCTCAGAGTCTATGCCGAGGCTGTTCAGGCCTCTAAGTGGGCCCTGCCGCAGAGGCCAGATCTAAGCCCTGGGCACCGACGTCTCCCAGCAGATGAGGGCCTCCAAGGTGGTGTTCCAAGCCCTGAATAGCCTCAGGGGTCTGAAGGACCAGATTTAGAAATTGAGGGGCCCACTGCCttctgaggagggggagggggtcaCTCTTGTGTTTGAATCAGCCAGCTCTGTCTGCCTCAGGGGAAGCTGGAGTGCGGGCCGTGCAGGCATGCAGACCTAGGCACAGAGAGAAAGTGGGTTTCAGCCTTTCAGGTGGCGGTGAAGCCCACAGCCACCACCACTCACCTAATCTCTGCCTATCTCCCGCAGGGCTCTCCCTACGACCACACTCCCGGTATGGCTGGTTCCTTGGGGTATCATCCTTATGCGGCGCCTCTGGGCTCCTACCCTTATGGGGACCCCGCATACCGGAAGAACGCCACTCGGGACGCCACAGCCACGCTCAAGGCCTGGCTCAACGAGCACCGCAAGAACCCGTACCCCACCAAGGGCGAGAAGATCATGCTGGCCATCATCACCAAGATGACCCTCACCCAGGTGTCCACCTGGTTCGCCAACGCACGCCGGCGCCTCAAGAAAGAGAACAAGATGACGTGGACGCCACGGAACCGCAgcgaggacgaggaggaggaggagaacattgATCTGGAGAAGAATGATGAGGACGAGCCACAGAAGCCCGAGGACAAGGGCGACCTCGAGAGCCCCGAAGCAGGTTGGTGGAGACGGGAAAGGGTGTGTTGCGCGGGACTTTAAAGGCAAAAGGGGGCCTGGAGGGGGCGCGCACGGGTCCCTGCCTCTGATGGCAGGAACCGGGACCCCACCGCGTGGCCTCCACGCCTCTGACAGCCTGGGTTTCGCCCACAGGAGGAGTAGACCAGAAGGCGGCTGCGGGCTGCGAACGGCTGCAAGGGCCGCCCAGCCCCGCCGGCAAGGAGACGGAAGGCAGCCTCAGCGACTCGGATTTTAAGGAGTCTCCCTCCGAGGGTCGTCACGAGGAGTTGCCCAGGCCCCCGCGCGCGGGCGGGCCGTCCCCAGTTGGGCCCGCAAGCGCGCGTCTGGCGGAGGACACGGGTCCTCACTATCCTGCGGGCGCGCCGGCGCCCGGTCCGCACCCAGCGGCTGGAGAGCTGCCCCCTGGTTCGGGCGGGCCCTCAGTCATCCACTCGCCACCGCCACCTCCACCGCCGCCTCCGGTCGTGCTTGCCAAGCCCAAACTGTGGTCTCTGGCAGAGATAGCCACTTCCTCGGACAAGGTCAAGGACGGGAGCGGAGGGAGCGAGGGTTCTCCGTGCCCACCGTGCCCTGGGCCCATGGGCGGGCAAACCCTTGGAGGCAGCCGTGCTTCTCCTGCCCCCGCGCCCGCGCGATCGCCCTCGGCGCAGTGTCCCTTTCCCGGCGGGACGGTGCTGTCCCGGCCTCTCTACTACACCGCGCCCTTCTATCCTGGCTACACGAACTATGGCTCCTTCGGACACCTTCACGGCCACCCAGGCCCAGGGCCAGGCCCCACAGCGGGTCCTGGCTCTCATTTCAATGGATTAAACCAGACGGTGTTGAATCGAGCGGACGTTTTGGCTAAAGACCCGAAAATGTTGAGGAGCCAGTCTCAGCTAGACCTGTGCAAAGACACTCCCTATGAATTGAAGAAAGGTATGTCCGACATTTAACTCGGGTGCGGTACTCCCGGACTTTCCTAATTTATTTAAACCATGGCCTTGGCAGTTATTTTTCCATcaccaagagagagaaagagaaagaaaaaaataaactaccCCTCTTATTCAGAAGTTTATAGTTTATGGAGGTGAATGACATAAAAATGTATACATCTCCACCCTCgaaaaaaattgttttagccaactgaaaggaaaaaaaaacttaagaggATTTGTATTAAAtcttattctgtatatttaatgtagcatttttgtatttaaattgaTAATTCAGTATCTTTGAAGTAAATTATGAAATCAAGACACCTGTACAggcatttaatgtttttgtaatataaatatatacatttgtgttCCCCCGAACTGTTTCATAGTTTAAAAGTacaagtttaatttaattttttacacCTATTGATTTTTCTGGGTATGAGCTAAAGTATTATTACAGAAAGGAAACAGGTTATACTCttagatttaaaaagtaaaagaaactgcAGTGGTCTttgtaaaatgcaaaaatatttaattaaaggaGATTTTAACATAATCAGAGCCACTCGTTACTTCTCAGAAGCCTCAATAAATTGTCAATTGCCTCCGTCAAAGGGTGCAACTGTAACTTCTTTCAGAGTGGGGAATGAAAGGTGCTGTCC
Above is a window of Microtus pennsylvanicus isolate mMicPen1 chromosome 6, mMicPen1.hap1, whole genome shotgun sequence DNA encoding:
- the Irx5 gene encoding iroquois-class homeodomain protein IRX-5; its protein translation is MSYPQGYLYQPSASLALYSCPAYSTSVISGPRTDELGRSSSGSAFSPYAGSTAFTAPSPGYNSHLQYGADPAAAAAAAFSYVGSPYDHTPGMAGSLGYHPYAAPLGSYPYGDPAYRKNATRDATATLKAWLNEHRKNPYPTKGEKIMLAIITKMTLTQVSTWFANARRRLKKENKMTWTPRNRSEDEEEEENIDLEKNDEDEPQKPEDKGDLESPEAGGVDQKAAAGCERLQGPPSPAGKETEGSLSDSDFKESPSEGRHEELPRPPRAGGPSPVGPASARLAEDTGPHYPAGAPAPGPHPAAGELPPGSGGPSVIHSPPPPPPPPPVVLAKPKLWSLAEIATSSDKVKDGSGGSEGSPCPPCPGPMGGQTLGGSRASPAPAPARSPSAQCPFPGGTVLSRPLYYTAPFYPGYTNYGSFGHLHGHPGPGPGPTAGPGSHFNGLNQTVLNRADVLAKDPKMLRSQSQLDLCKDTPYELKKGMSDI